The DNA segment TGGACTTGACCTCGCATATACTTCTCTAGGTTGGCTTGATTTAAGCTATTGCAATTTAGATGAAGACTTGTCAGATCTGTATGTGTATTTCAGACTTATCGTGGTTATTAAACCCAATGAGTCATAGAACTTCATTTAAATGGTTGTAAAGTTTTGTTCTTTAACAAgtcaaatatcattttttttgttctaatttCCCAACTCTTGAACAAAGCTGTGAATTGAATTAATCAAGAGATATGCACTTTTCTAGCATTAGCAACATGCACATATATGCCTTCTTCtattctttcttccttttgtttCATTAGCAAAATGAATGGGCCTCATCATTGTGCAGTCAATACCTCAATGAGATAATGTTCCTTGTTACCCCATATTAGCATCTGTTTTAGGACATGTTcagtttgattttctttttgttcatcgtatattaatatttacaatTTTTACGATCCGCGCTAATCTTTGGACTCGTCAGCTAATCACCACCGTGAAAATTGGCTTGCATATCTTTGTTTTTTCGGTTTTTGCCAGTCCTAATAGTGTATCATCCATGATAGATGTTACATTTGATGAAGTTGCAATTTGTAACAATGATGGTGAAAATGCTAAGCTTGCTAATATCTCCACAACAAAGGTACATTAAGTTAATTTCtgatcatttttatttttcatgagaAATGCTTCCAACAAAGCACTATATATTGAAGTTAATaaggaaattatattttattcatTCAGGACTCTTCATCATCGGCTGCTGGAAATGATTCAAGTGATTTCAAATGGTTAGGTCCTGAATCGCATTCCAAGAAAAGGGAAGAGCTACAAATCCTTCTGGCGAAGGGGATTTACATTCATGGTATGCCTATCAATCATCAgcgcattttttaaaaaatcttagAGGACTGAATCTTAGGCTTACACCCATTGCGTTCATGACACTTTTTAGGTTCACGATTTTGTTTACATCTTGGTCCAACATGGCAACAAACTTGTTGCTTATGTGGATGAACTCTACAAGGATAACCATGCAAACAACATGGTTCAGATACGATGGTTTCAAACACTCAACTCCTCCGGTATTCAGCTTTCTCCAGGTGTTAATGATAGAGAGATCCTCCTCTCCGACAATTTGCAAGACATCAGAGTTGAATGCATAGACGGATTGGCTTCAGTCCTGAAAAAATAACACTTTGAGAAGTTTCAAGCAATTGCCAACAACATCGACTGGCAGCCCTACCTATGCATCCAGTATATCGACAATGATAGCAATGTCAAGACCTTTGACATTGCACAGTTGTAAGGGTATTCAGAACAGGAGATATTTAGAACAATCTTAGGCACACCTCCCGTGAACATGCAACCCGACGCATCCGAAGGCAACAAGAACACACAAGATCATCAGATAgaggtcatcatcatcatcagaccGTGGTGAACCCCACTGCAAGTGATGAGACCAATGTTCAGGCCGCAACAATCAATGTCACTGCACGCAATGCTGCACCAACAGAGCCTGCATCTGCTCTGATGAACTCTGCCCTGGAGCAGTATCTCGAGTAGTATTTCTCTCCTGGTTGCCTTGTTGAATGCCTGAGCCAGGAAAGTGGCATTAGGGGCTGTTGGTTCATCGGTTCAGTGATCAGGAGGCGTGGAGATCGCATCAAGGTGAGGTACCAACACCTCCAAGATCCTGAAACACCAAGAGCAAACCTAGAGGTATGTCGCCTAATTTCAGTACCACTTCTGAAAATGCAGTTCGTTCTTGACAAATTTTACGGTGGCCTCTATGGGTAGTAGAATGAATCTACACCTTTTGTTCTTTCTTATTCATTGGACCATATCGATTTATACTACTATAGAAGAATATTGTCCTCTACTGATAGTAGAAGTCATAAATTAACAGTTCAAATGACTTGTACGGTTGATAATATTGATAGTAGAGCACTATCGTTAGAGATACAATAGTAACTTCTACTGTTGATAATATGGTAGAACTAAAGTAGTAACTTCTAGTAGAATACTTCCAGTAGAGttatatagtaaaataaaattcttTCTTTTATAGTAACCAGATGGCAAGCTCCCGCTCATGTCCATGAAGCTCACTTTGAGTTGAGAAGGCTAACACGAACTGGTTGTTCTCCTGCAGGAATGGTTGCTTGTGACAAGAACCGCTAATCCTGACCCTCTATGCATACACCTCTCTGGAAGAACAAGAATTCGTCCCCACAATATGTCGGAGAGGGAGAACCCCTCTACGATCGGTGTTGGCACCGTCATTGACGGATGGTTGTATGATGGTTGGTGGGAGGGAATTTTGCTGAAGGTGAGTGATGCAAGGAGGCTGCTAGCTTACTTACCAGGTGAATTGTCAGTTGATTACCTTCTTAGTGGATTCAAATTTAACAGTCCATGATGCAAATTCTTGCTTGTGTTTAGCTTGTTGCCATGTCAACGGAGTTCTTTCCCTTGTCTGAATTTgcgggggagaagaagatggtgtTATTCCATAGGGATCAACTGAGGCATTCACTCGAGTGGATCGATAGCAAGTGGAAGGCTTTTGCTCACCGGGAAGATCTCAGAATAAGTCATTACTGCACAAGAAGTTCCTACAAGAGAAGAAGTAATGAGGCAATTGGAAGGCCTTCAAACAAACAAAGGTGGTTCAAACTCTGCAAAACCAGCTCTGCACTGAATTCACCAGGATCTCCTCAGGGGCTCTGCTCCTTGATGTATCCATGGCTAATGCCACCACTGCTCCTTGAAGTATGCACGATCAGTGGAGAATCATTGCCCAGCTAGCTGTTCATCAGATGAAAGAACTTACGGGATATGAATTATCAAGGATGATATAtcttctatttttctttctgaaccatgcatcttctccttcttcttttttatgaaTTATGCATCTTTGGTGTGACTTTGGTTCATCTCCTAGGTTATTATGTCAACCACCTGAACTCAGTCTTGGACTTCTGATGTCAAAGTCTTGTGTGTAATGCAGTCCATTTGGTTATATCAGCTccataaaaaacttcaaatatCTTTCGTGAATGTCTTGGTTGTAGTTTAGACAATTTTTATCATCCCCTTGTCATCTTATCCAATTTGAAATGAAATGGAGTTTGCAGTCTTTTACCCCTGAATTGATACTTGTGAAGTTGATGTCACTAGCCGGCAAATTTGTTTCTAGAGCAGTAAATGAAAAAAGAAGCAAAGGAAGTAGTGAAGAGGCTTTTGGTTCAGCTGAAGCAGAATTTTACCAGTACAGGACTGAAGAATCTGATCAATGGTCATGCTCCCTTGGTAAAACTGGCAGGGTTAAAGTGAGTTCATCTGATTAATTGCAACTTTATAGTTGCTGTTATTGTTGAACTGCTAATACTGTCAAGAAAGAAGCTAGGACATGatgaaatatattttgcatCTAGCTACGAAAAAAAACGCACCTTTTTTACAGGTATGCTGATGACAAATCTATCCATGAAGTACAtcatttttctattcttttcAAATGCCAATGTCTTCTTGAAACGTTGAAAATCATACCACCTGTCCAACTTATCAGTTTCTTGCATTCAAGTCTCAAACCCCAGATGGAACATCCATCACGAaccaaattctgaaaaaaaaaaaacaagaggagCCAGCAAATTGTTACATACATCGTAAAAGTCTGcactttctaaaaaaacaaagtctCAAAGTCGATGGAGAAACATATCTGCATCTCACTGTCAAGTTCTTTTACTGAATCCATGGGTTCAGACTTCAGGCTGAAGATACAGAGAATGAAACGGAGAGCTCATGAGAGAAAAAAGTGAGATGAGAAGCAGCTaaaaaatgttcaaaaaaaaaaaaagaagcagctAAAAGGGGCTGTGCATGGAAGCCAGGCTGCCACAGAATCCGATTCTGAAGACACGCATCGATCCCACACAAAGGGGAATGGAATGAACCGAGTCACTGAGCAGCCATAAAAAGGGGATTAAAGAGGCACGCTTGCTTAAGCACTAACCAAAGCAGAGCAAGAATCCGGCCAACTCCATGCTTTTTTGTCCACTACCTTTTCTGAAGCTCTGAACTACTGAACTCTGAAGAAGTAGTCTGAACCTTCGTTCAGttttgtcgtcgtcgtcttcgccgtcgccgaggaagagctccttctcctcctcctacttCTCCATGGACTACAGGGTAACAGCCATGGCCATGAGTGTGTCGAAGCTTGAGAGAAGTAGCAATGGGATGATGATCATATGATGCTCAATCTCTGCGCTTGGTTGCTGTGTTGCAGCTCTACTACATGACGCTCAGGATGAACATCGACTGCAACGGGTGCTACCACAAGATCAGGAGGGCGCTGCTCCAGATGCAAGGTATcactccgtccctaaatatttgacgccgttttAAACGTATCTGgttgtttgtcttattaaaaaattttaagtaattattaatttcttttcctatcatttgatttattgttaaatatacttttatgtatatatatagttttacatatttcacaaaacttatgaataagacgaacggttaaacatgtttaaaaaaatcaacagcatcaaatatttagggacggagggagtaggaaggTAGCCGGTCTGGCCATGGCGACGCCGGCCGGTGAAACgaagcttttgtttttttttctgccatgGCGACGCCGGTgactgatgctgctgctgctgtgtgtGCGCTTGCTTGGTTTGCAGAGCTGGAGAGCCACCTGATCGACAGGAAGCACGGCAGGGTGAGCGTGTTCGGGGCCTTCAGCCCGCAGGACGTGGCGATCAAGATCAGGAAGCGGACCAACCGCCGCGTCGAGATCCTCGAGGTCAgggaggccgcgccgccgccgccgccgcccgccggcgacgagggcggcggcggcggccacgtggCGTAGACCTTTGCCTGAACTGTCCATGTACTCATACAGACACAGTTTGTGTTAGGTTCTGAAATTTTCTTCCATCTAacccaaaaataataataattttgagtttcttcttcttttgacaACGTTGTGTTAGCGTTTATCATCAAAGGATTTACCAGAGCTTAATCGGTAATATCGATTATGCCTGTCTTTTGGAGTCAGGAGTGATGTGTAGGCTTGTTTTGCCTGGGTGTTAGATAAAACTTCCCAAGGTATGAATGCTAAATGTGAAATTTAGCAAATGGAAAACAGATTTAATTTTCTCATTTTGAAGTTTGGACAGGACAAAATTGACTTTTTAGGAGCCATGTAATATTTTGCATTTCAACATGTTCAAACTGTGATGTATTGTCCATGAAAATCAAGGCCTCCATTTcaatagtactactagtacactcATCAAGAATCAGGCAGCCAGGACCAATCCTAATATGAGCATAGCACATAGAGATGAAAAATGAAAGGAATATAATCAGATTTTTCTTATGCAAAATCTATTAGTACCAAAGATGTGATACTTGCTTCACAAAGTAATCAAAATTCCTTGGCAATTGGTCAGATTCTGGAAACTTACCTGTATGCGAGAACCTGTTGCGAGATAAGTAGTTTTTGTTATGAAACCGATCTCCCGAAGGAGTCGGATTTGTAGGACCGTGATCGTGAGGATCACGGTACCTCCTCCTTCTATTCTTTTGTTTCCTTATTAATGAAGTGGACTTataccaaatatatatgtatgtatccaTATAGGACATCCTattgtgggtataaatacaatagTGAGGTTGAGGGCAAAGTAATACTTGTAACAGAGAGAGAAACATCAATAAAGTTGATTGCCCTCCACTTTCGTATCCATGTGTTCGTGTGTGCTTGTTCGATTGTTGACAACGTG comes from the Oryza glaberrima chromosome 9, OglaRS2, whole genome shotgun sequence genome and includes:
- the LOC127785185 gene encoding heavy metal-associated isoprenylated plant protein 7-like, with the translated sequence MDYRLYYMTLRMNIDCNGCYHKIRRALLQMQELESHLIDRKHGRVSVFGAFSPQDVAIKIRKRTNRRVEILEVREAAPPPPPPAGDEGGGGGHVA